From a region of the Helianthus annuus cultivar XRQ/B chromosome 5, HanXRQr2.0-SUNRISE, whole genome shotgun sequence genome:
- the LOC110944185 gene encoding MDIS1-interacting receptor like kinase 2-like: protein MYETIIDAVDDFDSEHVIGVGGCGTVYRAELPTGEPIAIKKLNTQEPDEWVDFKSFENEVRALTGTRHHNIVRLYGFCAHPRHTFLVYEFIDGGSLRNLLKMKEFDWCKRANLICIMTVPCPSPINK from the coding sequence ATGTATGAAACTATCATTGATGCGGTCGATGATTTCGACTCCGAGCATGTAATAGGGGTGGGGGGTTGTGGGACTGTTTATCGGGCCGAATTACCAACGGGTGAACCCATTGCCATTAAAAAGTTAAACACTCAAGAACCCGACGAGTGGGTGGattttaaaagttttgaaaatgagGTCCGTGCATTGACAGGAACCCGACATCATAACATCGTGAGACTTTATGGCTTCTGTGCACATCCACGACACACGTTTTTGGTCTACGAGTTTATAGATGGCGGAAGTTTAAGAAATTTGCTTAAGATGAAAGAATTTGATTGGTGTAAGAGAGCTAATCTTATTTGCATCATGACTGTCCCATGCCCAAGCCCAATTAACAAATAG
- the LOC110942298 gene encoding somatic embryogenesis receptor kinase 1 encodes MRHEGVMLFMVCVIIVVVHPLKLVSANLEGDALHSLRVNFDDPNSVLQSWDPTLVNPCTWFHVTCNNDNSVIRVDLGNAALSGTLVPQIGLLKNLQYLELYSNNISGPIPNDLGNLTNLVSLDLYLNGFSGPIPVTLGKLSKLRFLRLNNNSLTGPIPMQLTNITSLQVLDLSNNHLSGSVPDNGSFSLFTPISFANNLDLCGPVTGHPCPGSPPFSPPPPFVPPPPIPVPGGNSATGALAGGVAAGAALLFAAPAIAFAWWRRRKPQEFFFDVPAEEDPEVHLGQLKRFSLRELQVATDTFSNKNILGRGGFGKVYKGRLADGSLVAVKRLKEERTPGGELQFQTEVEMISMAVHRNLLRLRGFCMTPTERLLVYPYMANGSVASCLRERPPNEPPLDWPTRKRIALGSARGLSYLHDHCDPKIIHRDVKAANILLDEEFEAVVGDFGLAKLMDYKDTHVTTAVRGTIGHIAPEYLSTGKSSEKTDVFGYGIMLLELITGQRAFDLARLANDDDVMLLDWVKGLLKERKLEMLVDPDLESNYIDSEVEQLIQVALLCTQGSPMDRPKMCDVVRMLEGDGLDERWDEWQKVEVNRQEIDLAPHPNSDWILDSTENLHAVELSGPR; translated from the exons ATGAGGCATGAAGGTGTGATGCTGTTTATGGTttgtgtaatcattgttgttgttcaTCCGTTGAAGCTAGTTTCTGCTAATTTGGAAG GTGATGCTCTGCATAGCTTGAGGGTGAATTTCGACGATCCAAATAGTGTCCTTCAAAGTTGGGATCCGACCCTCGTAAATCCCTGCACATGGTTTCACGTCACCTGCAACAACGATAACAGCGTTATACGAGT TGATTTGGGCAATGCAGCTCTATCTGGTACATTGGTTCCACAAATCGGGCTGCTAAAGAATCTGCAGTACTT GGAGTTATACAGCAATAACATAAGTGGCCCGATTCCTAACGATCTTGGAAACTTGACGAATTTAGTGAGTTTAGATCTTTATCTCAACGGTTTCTCCGGGCCCATCCCGGTTACATTGGGGAAGCTATCAAAGTTGAGATTCCT GCGGCTTAACAATAATAGTTTGACTGGTCCAATCCCTATGCAGTTGACCAACATCACATCGTTGCAAGTGCT gGATCTATCAAACAATCATCTTTCAGGATCGGTTCCAGACAATGGCTCATTTTCACTGTTTACGCCCATCAG ttTTGCTAACAATCTGGATCTGTGTGGCCCGGTTACCGGCCACCCGTGCCCTGGATCTCCGCCGTTCTCTCCACCGCCACCGTTTGTGCCGCCACCTCCAATCCCTGTACCAG GTGGAAACAGCGCAACTGGAGCCTTAGCGGGAGGGGTGGCGGCCGGGGCGGCTCTACTGTTTGCCGCCCCTGCCATTGCGTTTGCATGGTGGCGGCGTCGGAAACCCCAAGAGTTTTTCTTTGATGTACCTG CTGAAGAAGATCCTGAAGTTCATTTGGGACAGCTTAAAAGATTTTCTTTACGCGAATTACAAGTCGCAACCGACACTTTTAgcaataaaaacatattaggtaGAGGTGGATTCGGGAAAGTATACAAGGGCCGTTTGGCAGACGGCTCACTTGTTGCGGTTAAACGATTGAAAGAAGAGCGTACGCCAGGTGGCGAACTCCAATTCCAAACCGAAGTCGAGATGATTAGTATGGCGGTGCACCGTAATCTACTACGGTTACGAGGATTTTGTATGACACCAACTGAACGGTTGCTCGTTTATCCCTACATGGCTAATGGCAGTGTAGCCTCATGTTTGAGAGAACGACCACCAAACGAACCGCCTTTAGATTGGCCAACCCGTAAGCGAATCGCGTTAGGATCGGCCCGCGGGCTTTCGTATTTGCATGATCATTGTGACCCGAAAATCATTCATCGCGACGTTAAAGCGGCAAACATTTTATTGGATGAAGAGTTTGAGGCGGTTGTTGGGGATTTCGGGTTGGCTAAGTTAATGGATTATAAAGACACACACGTTACAACTGCGGTACGTGGTACGATCGGTCATATTGCTCCGGAGTATCTctcaacgggaaaatcttctgaAAAGACGGATGTTTTCGGGTATGGAATCATGCTTTTGGAGTTGATTACGGGTCAACGGGCTTTTGACCTTGCTCGACTTGCTAATGATGATGATGTCATGTTACTTGATTGG GTTAAAGGGCTTTTAAAAGAACGAAAACTAGAAATGCTTGTGGACCCGGATCTCGAAAGTAATTACATCGATTCGGAAGTGGAACAGTTGATCCAGGTGGCATTGTTGTGCACACAAGGGTCGCCAATGGACCGGCCCAAAATGTGCGATGTGGTGAGAATGTTGGAAGGTGACGGGCTGGATGAACGATGGGATGAGTGGCAAAAGGTGGAAGTTAACCGCCAAGAAATCGATCTTGCACCTCACCCGAATTCGGATTGGATTCTTGATTCTACTGAGAATCTGCATGCGGTTGAGTTATCGGGACCGAGGTAA